The sequence below is a genomic window from Flagellimonas marinaquae.
GTTGCGCTGAGTACATAGCAATGAAAAATTTTGCATCGGAAGTAGTTTTATTGGACATCAAAGAAGGGTATGCCGAAGGTAAGGCCATGGATTTGATGCAAACGGCATCATTGAACGGATTTGATACCAAAATTACCGGGTCTACCAGCGATTATGGTAAGACTGCCAATAGCGACATTGCAGTGATCACTTCGGGAATTCCTCGTAAACCTGGTATGACGCGTGAAGAGTTGATAGGTATTAATGCCGGCATTGTGAAAACAGTGGCCACAAGCCTTTTGGAGCACTCCCCTAACGTAACTATTATTGTAGTGAGCAACCCAATGGATACGATGACCTATTTGGTGCACAAAGCAACAGGACTTCCTAAAAATAGAATTATAGGAATGGGTGGAGCTTTGGACAGTGCCCGTTTCAAATATAGATTGGCCCAAGCCTTGGAAGCACCTATTTCAGATGTGGATGGTATGGTGATCGGCGGGCACAGCGATAAAGGAATGGTGCCCTTGATCGGCCATGCTACAAGAAACAGTGTAAAAGTTTCCGAGTTCCTATCCGAAGAAAAAATGAACTGGGTTGTGGAAGAAACCAAAGTTGGAGGTGCTACTTTGACCGGATTGTTGGGTACAAGTGCTTGGTATGCCCCAGGTGCTGCCGTTTCCAGCTTGGTCCAGGCCATTGCATGTGATCAAAAGAAAATGTTCCCTTGCTCATCACTGTTGGAAGGTGAGTACGGACTAAACGATATTTGTATAGGGGTGCCGGTAATCCTAGGTAAAAATGGTATCGAGAAAATTGTAGAGATAGAATTGTCCGATGCCGAAAAGGCCAAAATGCAGGAAAGTGCCGAAGGTGTAAAAAAGACCAACGGACTGCTAGAGGTTTAGATTTAAAAATCTATCGGTTAAAGTGTCATTTTGGGCATCGACCAAAAGAAAATTACCATCAAATTAAATGGAAATTTCTAGGTTTGTCCGGGATGACATTTTTAATTTTATACCGTAACTATTAACAGTAATTGCAATTACATCAAATTCTATTGTCAAATCTTATCGGAAATGATATATTTGCACGCTGTTTAAGAAAACTTCTAAAAAATTAACAATCAATGCAGAATAAAGGACTTATAAGGCTTTTCGCGATCCTTTTTGGCTTGGTGAGCATCTATCAGTTATCTTATACTTTCATCACTA
It includes:
- the mdh gene encoding malate dehydrogenase produces the protein MKVTVVGAGAVGASCAEYIAMKNFASEVVLLDIKEGYAEGKAMDLMQTASLNGFDTKITGSTSDYGKTANSDIAVITSGIPRKPGMTREELIGINAGIVKTVATSLLEHSPNVTIIVVSNPMDTMTYLVHKATGLPKNRIIGMGGALDSARFKYRLAQALEAPISDVDGMVIGGHSDKGMVPLIGHATRNSVKVSEFLSEEKMNWVVEETKVGGATLTGLLGTSAWYAPGAAVSSLVQAIACDQKKMFPCSSLLEGEYGLNDICIGVPVILGKNGIEKIVEIELSDAEKAKMQESAEGVKKTNGLLEV